Proteins encoded in a region of the Streptomyces sp. NBC_01298 genome:
- a CDS encoding cold-shock protein, which translates to MAQGTVKWFNAEKGYGFIAVDGGADVFVHYSAIQMDGYRTLEEGQRVEFEISQGQKGPQADMVKLAAG; encoded by the coding sequence ATGGCTCAGGGCACCGTCAAGTGGTTCAACGCGGAGAAGGGCTACGGCTTCATCGCGGTCGACGGTGGTGCGGATGTGTTCGTCCACTACAGCGCCATCCAGATGGACGGGTACCGCACCCTTGAAGAGGGTCAGCGGGTCGAATTCGAGATCTCGCAGGGCCAGAAGGGTCCGCAGGCGGACATGGTCAAGCTCGCCGCCGGCTAG
- the groL gene encoding chaperonin GroEL (60 kDa chaperone family; promotes refolding of misfolded polypeptides especially under stressful conditions; forms two stacked rings of heptamers to form a barrel-shaped 14mer; ends can be capped by GroES; misfolded proteins enter the barrel where they are refolded when GroES binds), whose amino-acid sequence MAKIIAFNEEARRGLERGMNQLADAVKVTLGPKGRNVVLEKKWGAPTITNDGVSIAKEIELEDPYEKIGAELVKEVAKKTDDVAGDGTTTATVLAQALVREGLRNVAAGANPMALKRGIEKAVEAVSAALLAQAKDVETKEQIASTASISAADTQIGELIAEAMDKVGKEGVITVEESQTFGLELELTEGMRFDKGYISAYFATDMERMESSLDDPYILIVNSKIGSVKDLLPLLEKVMQSGKPLLIIAEDVEGEALSTLVVNKIRGTFKSVAVKAPGFGDRRKAMLGDIAILTGGTVISEEVGLKLENAGIDLLGRARKVVITKDETTIVDGAGDSDQVQGRVNQIRAEIENSDSDYDREKLQERLAKLAGGVAVIKAGAATEVELKERKHRIEDAVRNAKAAVEEGIVAGGGVALLQASSVFDKLELTGDEATGANAVKLALEAPLKQIAVNGGLEGGVVVEKVRNLQIGWGLNAATGEYVDMIAEGIIDPAKVTRSALQNAASIAALFLTTEAVIADKPEKAGAAAGGGMPGGDMDF is encoded by the coding sequence ATGGCCAAGATCATTGCGTTCAACGAGGAGGCCCGGCGCGGTCTCGAGCGAGGCATGAACCAGCTCGCCGACGCCGTCAAGGTCACCCTTGGCCCCAAGGGTCGCAACGTCGTCCTTGAGAAGAAGTGGGGCGCCCCCACGATCACCAACGATGGTGTCTCCATCGCCAAGGAGATCGAGCTCGAGGACCCGTACGAGAAGATCGGCGCCGAGCTGGTCAAGGAAGTCGCCAAGAAGACGGACGACGTCGCCGGCGACGGTACGACCACCGCCACCGTTCTCGCCCAGGCGCTCGTCCGCGAGGGCCTGCGCAACGTGGCCGCCGGTGCGAACCCGATGGCCCTCAAGCGCGGTATCGAGAAGGCCGTCGAGGCCGTCTCCGCCGCCCTGCTGGCGCAGGCCAAGGACGTCGAGACCAAGGAGCAGATCGCTTCTACGGCCTCCATCTCCGCCGCCGACACCCAGATCGGCGAGCTCATCGCCGAGGCCATGGACAAGGTCGGCAAGGAGGGCGTCATCACGGTCGAGGAGTCGCAGACCTTCGGCCTGGAGCTCGAGCTCACCGAGGGCATGCGCTTCGACAAGGGCTACATCTCGGCGTACTTCGCCACCGACATGGAGCGCATGGAGTCGTCCCTCGACGACCCGTACATCCTGATCGTCAACTCCAAGATCGGCTCGGTCAAGGACCTGCTGCCGCTCCTGGAGAAGGTCATGCAGTCCGGCAAGCCGCTGCTGATCATCGCCGAGGACGTCGAGGGCGAGGCGCTCTCCACCCTCGTCGTCAACAAGATCCGCGGCACCTTCAAGTCCGTCGCCGTCAAGGCTCCGGGCTTCGGTGACCGTCGCAAGGCCATGCTCGGCGACATCGCCATCCTCACGGGCGGCACGGTCATCTCCGAGGAGGTCGGCCTCAAGCTCGAGAACGCCGGCATCGACCTGCTCGGCCGCGCCCGCAAGGTCGTCATCACCAAGGACGAGACCACCATCGTCGACGGTGCCGGTGACAGCGACCAGGTCCAGGGTCGCGTCAACCAGATCCGCGCCGAGATCGAGAACTCCGACTCGGACTACGACCGCGAGAAGCTGCAGGAGCGCCTGGCGAAGCTCGCCGGCGGTGTCGCGGTCATCAAGGCCGGCGCCGCGACCGAGGTGGAGCTCAAGGAGCGCAAGCACCGCATCGAGGACGCCGTTCGCAACGCGAAGGCGGCCGTCGAAGAGGGCATCGTCGCCGGTGGCGGCGTGGCCCTGCTGCAGGCCTCCTCGGTCTTCGACAAGCTGGAGCTCACCGGCGACGAGGCGACCGGCGCCAACGCCGTCAAGCTCGCGCTGGAGGCCCCGCTCAAGCAGATCGCCGTCAACGGTGGTCTCGAGGGTGGCGTCGTCGTGGAGAAGGTCCGCAACCTGCAGATCGGTTGGGGCCTGAACGCCGCGACCGGCGAGTACGTGGACATGATCGCCGAGGGCATCATCGACCCGGCGAAGGTCACCCGCTCCGCGCTGCAGAACGCGGCGTCGATCGCGGCCCTCTTCCTCACCACCGAGGCCGTCATCGCCGACAAGCCCGAGAAGGCCGGCGCGGCTGCCGGCGGCGGCATGCCGGGCGGCGACATGGACTTCTGA
- a CDS encoding type II toxin-antitoxin system VapC family toxin, with translation MIYLDSAAIVKLVHAESETQALRDWLDVRADTGWVSSVLAEVESFRALARHAPQAAARLHLVLDLIDLINLDPGIRILAQTVRPATVRSLDAIHLATALGLGTRLTSFVTYDKRLADAARDAGLPVDVPA, from the coding sequence ATGATCTACCTCGACTCCGCCGCGATCGTGAAGCTGGTCCACGCCGAATCCGAGACGCAGGCGCTGCGCGACTGGCTCGATGTCAGGGCGGACACCGGATGGGTCAGCTCGGTGCTGGCAGAGGTGGAATCCTTCCGGGCGTTGGCCCGCCATGCACCGCAAGCCGCCGCGCGGCTCCATCTCGTCCTGGACCTGATCGATCTGATCAACCTCGATCCGGGCATCCGCATCCTGGCCCAGACCGTGCGGCCTGCCACCGTTCGAAGTCTCGACGCCATCCATCTGGCGACGGCGCTCGGCCTCGGCACGCGGCTGACCTCGTTCGTCACCTACGACAAGCGCCTCGCGGATGCTGCCCGCGATGCGGGACTGCCCGTCGATGTCCCCGCGTGA